The following coding sequences lie in one Caproicibacterium argilliputei genomic window:
- the fliM gene encoding flagellar motor switch protein FliM, whose protein sequence is MPENLSQNQIDELMKRMHSGSVDTEVEKKPKLKEYDFSSPKKFTKEQLKSLNGLHDNFARVLSSYFTSMLRDVCEVEVLQIEEERYFEFNNALPDSSLTGILDFKPEDQNYEETSILLDMSTSLGYLFIERMLGGASHSGAVYVPDRDFTEIELTLLNSIFQQVTKYLQESWCSYVPVATTLTSLETNARLLQAFSPQDVVVIVALNVKMDNYTGTITICLPAESLEEVVDSFKNRYSRSVKQQDPEKEQEKREMIMNSIKRSDIEIKAVLDTFQMSLGDILQLQVQDVIALNKNINSDICVMVDGEPWYNAKLGVTKLKKSVKLIDVVAV, encoded by the coding sequence ATGCCAGAAAATCTGTCACAAAATCAGATTGATGAATTGATGAAGCGGATGCATTCCGGCTCTGTGGACACGGAAGTGGAAAAGAAACCGAAGCTGAAAGAATACGACTTCAGTAGTCCGAAAAAATTCACCAAAGAGCAGCTAAAATCCCTCAATGGTCTGCATGATAACTTTGCGCGTGTGCTGTCTTCGTACTTTACCAGCATGCTGCGCGACGTGTGCGAAGTGGAGGTACTGCAGATTGAAGAGGAGCGCTATTTTGAGTTCAACAACGCGCTGCCGGACAGTTCTCTGACCGGAATATTAGACTTTAAGCCCGAAGACCAGAACTATGAAGAAACTTCCATTCTTCTTGACATGTCGACAAGCTTAGGGTATCTTTTTATTGAGCGGATGCTCGGTGGGGCAAGCCACAGCGGCGCGGTTTATGTGCCCGACCGGGATTTTACGGAAATCGAGCTGACCCTGCTTAACAGCATTTTTCAGCAGGTCACTAAGTATTTGCAGGAGTCGTGGTGTTCGTATGTTCCGGTGGCCACTACGCTGACCAGCTTGGAAACCAACGCCCGCCTGCTGCAGGCGTTTTCGCCGCAGGATGTTGTTGTGATTGTTGCGCTTAATGTCAAGATGGACAACTACACAGGCACCATTACTATCTGCCTGCCTGCAGAAAGTCTGGAAGAAGTGGTTGACAGCTTTAAAAACCGCTATTCGCGCTCTGTGAAACAGCAGGATCCCGAAAAAGAGCAGGAAAAGCGCGAGATGATTATGAATTCCATCAAGCGTTCTGACATTGAGATCAAAGCGGTTCTGGACACTTTTCAAATGTCTTTGGGCGATATTTTGCAGCTGCAGGTGCAGGATGTCATTGCTTTAAACAAAAATATTAACAGTGATATTTGCGTTATGGTTGACGGTGAGCCGTGGTACAACGCGAAACTTGGCGTAACCAAGCTGAAAAAGTCTGTCAAGCTGATTGACGTAGTGGCTGTGTAA
- a CDS encoding OmpA/MotB family protein gives MSRRSRGGGEEDSAGSWLNTYSDMVTLLLTFFIVMYSLSSVNEEKFQEVARAIRGDSPDSPQIVVMDSSNASSTNSNTGYLKSSTSANDLPDSMDALYDYINNYVKTNKRQADISVSKTGVGIVYIKFSNAMMFRPDDATLTREAQQTLGFLGKGLKNMEQKIQRIQVEGYTADTGDPNYPINDWKLSGERAASVVTYLNDGKGIKDSLFVSIGYGNTRPVATNSTEAGRIKNRRVEMKIYGTEANLKAADAVLAGTYDAKKYPTTEGGSTTTSSAEKKTTSKAASSATSAQSATSPYKD, from the coding sequence ATGAGCAGAAGAAGCAGAGGCGGCGGCGAAGAGGATTCCGCCGGCTCTTGGCTGAATACCTATTCCGATATGGTGACACTGCTGCTGACGTTTTTCATTGTCATGTACAGCCTTTCCAGTGTCAATGAGGAAAAATTTCAGGAAGTGGCACGCGCCATTCGCGGCGACAGCCCAGACTCGCCGCAGATTGTTGTGATGGATTCTTCGAATGCTTCCAGTACCAATTCCAACACGGGATACTTAAAATCCAGCACTTCGGCAAATGACCTTCCGGACAGCATGGATGCGCTTTACGACTACATAAACAATTATGTAAAAACGAATAAACGGCAGGCGGACATCTCCGTTTCCAAAACCGGCGTGGGAATTGTTTATATTAAGTTCAGCAACGCCATGATGTTCCGTCCGGATGATGCGACTCTGACACGGGAAGCGCAGCAGACGCTTGGCTTTTTGGGAAAAGGTCTGAAAAACATGGAGCAGAAGATTCAACGGATTCAGGTGGAAGGCTACACGGCAGATACCGGTGACCCGAATTATCCGATCAACGACTGGAAACTTTCTGGTGAGCGCGCCGCAAGTGTGGTCACTTATCTGAATGACGGCAAGGGAATTAAAGACTCCTTGTTTGTGTCAATCGGCTACGGCAATACCCGGCCGGTGGCCACCAACAGCACAGAAGCTGGCAGAATTAAAAACCGGCGTGTAGAAATGAAGATTTATGGCACAGAAGCAAACTTGAAAGCGGCCGATGCGGTTTTAGCGGGCACCTATGACGCAAAAAAGTACCCCACTACAGAGGGTGGTTCCACTACCACTTCTTCGGCGGAAAAAAAGACCACTTCTAAGGCAGCTTCTTCCGCAACGTCTGCACAGTCGGCAACTTCTCCCTATAAGGACTGA
- a CDS encoding motility protein A, whose amino-acid sequence MDLNSIIGLVMGIVLIVFGIMTGTNPESHQMYMNSPTVLMNFLDIPSVLIVIGGTVACLMIAFPISQFKKIGKHLKIIISPNKYDPGEYIAKIVEFAKKARVSGLLALEEDMENVEDPFLKSSLMMVVDSVDPEKVKLQMETELDYLEDRHSRDRALYDKGAAFAPGFGMIGTLIGLINLMKDISDSDSIGPNMAVALITTFYGSLLSNMIFIPISNKLRVRHEEEMLCKMIIYEGVQGIQAGENPKFIESRLSELLSRGTYVSTEGGEGEEAPKAKGKKKK is encoded by the coding sequence ATGGACCTTAACTCGATTATAGGCTTGGTAATGGGCATTGTCCTGATTGTCTTTGGCATCATGACCGGTACGAATCCAGAAAGTCACCAGATGTACATGAATTCACCAACTGTGTTGATGAACTTTTTGGACATTCCCAGTGTGCTGATTGTAATCGGCGGCACCGTAGCCTGTTTGATGATTGCCTTTCCAATCAGTCAGTTTAAAAAGATTGGAAAGCACCTTAAAATTATCATTTCTCCCAATAAATATGATCCGGGCGAGTACATTGCAAAGATTGTGGAGTTTGCCAAAAAAGCGCGCGTCAGTGGCTTGCTCGCTTTGGAGGAGGACATGGAAAATGTTGAAGACCCGTTTCTTAAGAGCAGCCTGATGATGGTTGTGGATTCTGTGGATCCGGAAAAAGTCAAGCTGCAGATGGAAACGGAGCTGGACTATTTAGAGGACCGCCACAGCCGGGATCGTGCTTTGTATGACAAGGGTGCCGCGTTCGCACCGGGCTTTGGTATGATTGGTACCTTGATTGGTCTGATTAACTTGATGAAGGATATTTCGGATTCGGATTCTATCGGGCCGAATATGGCTGTTGCTTTGATTACCACGTTTTATGGTTCTCTACTGTCCAACATGATTTTTATTCCGATTTCCAATAAGCTTCGAGTTCGGCATGAAGAGGAAATGCTTTGCAAGATGATTATCTATGAAGGTGTGCAGGGGATTCAGGCGGGCGAAAATCCCAAGTTTATTGAGTCACGTTTGTCAGAGCTTTTGTCCCGCGGCACCTATGTCTCCACCGAAGGCGGAGAAGGGGAAGAAGCTCCGAAAGCAAAGGGAAAGAAGAAAAAGTGA
- a CDS encoding flagellar FlbD family protein — MIMLTKLNGMEFALNDELIETISEMPDTTITMTNKNLYIVQESTHEVIDKIIDFRREVFRGLTNVK, encoded by the coding sequence ATGATTATGCTCACCAAGCTAAATGGCATGGAGTTTGCGCTCAATGATGAACTGATTGAGACAATTTCTGAAATGCCCGACACAACCATTACCATGACAAACAAGAACCTGTATATCGTGCAGGAGAGTACGCATGAAGTGATTGATAAGATTATTGATTTTCGCCGGGAGGTCTTCCGCGGCTTGACCAATGTAAAATGA
- a CDS encoding flagellar hook-basal body complex protein, translated as MSRAMYSGVAGMKAHQEKMDVIGNNIANVNTYGYKSQRAVFSDVYYQTLTAATKGTANKGGTNPSTVGVGSTLLGVQTMQTQSAMQNTGYSMDVAISGEGYFQVMDGSGNIFYTKAGMLGYDANTGYLTDINGNFVLGYQGTSKDGSGLQKIKLDQVGAVQPKNATYSQEINGNNFTLTAANATKEGNLSVNISSSDSLPIGQAVEATIANGTITVTLNSRSKFTSLDDLNTKINSAITVANGGKAIDAGDLTLSVDNADAFPAGGLTGDQIAKVNDGYDYGTISGISASGIFGGFKLDSVGAKFQKGNPADQAKFSIVRTPAAGTSEEYFTMTCKIGSKTYTGKVAKSQMQSPGKLVLSNGTSTTDTITMDYPNYSSVINSGKADLSQLKSLAVTDYKDPDFATEFKDGKVLGGIKVNGLADGSSVTSAVLVSNGKMEIKAKDKDGTETTYTSDAVIDLDHDFTNGSITVKNGSNSLTVSLPSKADFLSSLVDATTGTPGISYFDGTDPTTPDTQRAYNVTDTTKSKNLGLSSAPFVLADGTEGGTVTLNEISDIAIGSDGVVTVHNSDKGTVQVGQLCLATFANPAGLQAAGSNYYTASLNSGDPHVTTPGSDSSGELKTSELEMSNVDLATEFADMITTERGFQANSRIITVSDSMMEELINLKR; from the coding sequence ATGAGCAGAGCAATGTACTCCGGTGTCGCCGGCATGAAGGCGCACCAGGAAAAGATGGACGTTATCGGCAACAATATTGCGAACGTAAATACATACGGATATAAATCGCAGCGCGCGGTTTTCAGCGATGTGTACTACCAGACGCTGACCGCGGCAACCAAGGGCACCGCCAATAAGGGCGGCACCAACCCCTCCACTGTCGGTGTCGGTTCCACCCTGCTGGGTGTGCAGACCATGCAGACGCAGTCTGCCATGCAGAACACCGGCTACAGCATGGATGTTGCCATCTCCGGCGAAGGCTATTTTCAGGTGATGGATGGTTCCGGCAACATCTTCTACACCAAGGCAGGTATGCTGGGCTATGACGCGAACACCGGCTACCTGACCGACATCAACGGCAACTTCGTATTGGGGTACCAGGGCACGTCAAAGGACGGAAGCGGTCTGCAGAAAATCAAGCTGGATCAGGTTGGCGCGGTGCAGCCGAAAAATGCTACATATTCGCAGGAAATCAACGGGAACAACTTCACCCTGACGGCAGCCAATGCAACCAAAGAGGGCAATCTTTCCGTGAATATTTCTTCCAGCGATTCTCTGCCGATTGGGCAGGCGGTGGAAGCGACTATTGCAAACGGAACCATTACCGTGACGCTTAATTCCCGCAGTAAGTTTACCTCGCTGGATGATTTAAACACCAAAATCAACTCTGCCATCACGGTTGCCAACGGCGGCAAGGCAATTGACGCCGGTGACCTGACGCTTTCCGTGGACAACGCAGACGCATTTCCGGCAGGGGGCTTGACCGGCGACCAGATTGCCAAAGTTAACGACGGCTATGATTACGGTACCATTTCCGGAATTTCAGCAAGCGGTATTTTCGGCGGCTTTAAGCTGGACAGTGTCGGAGCAAAATTCCAAAAAGGGAATCCTGCGGATCAAGCAAAATTTTCTATTGTTCGTACTCCGGCTGCTGGTACTAGCGAAGAATATTTTACAATGACCTGCAAAATCGGAAGTAAAACGTATACCGGTAAAGTGGCCAAGAGCCAAATGCAAAGTCCCGGAAAGCTGGTTCTTTCTAACGGTACTAGCACAACAGATACTATTACCATGGACTATCCGAACTACTCTTCGGTTATAAACAGTGGTAAAGCCGATTTATCCCAATTGAAGTCGCTTGCGGTTACAGATTATAAAGATCCTGATTTTGCAACAGAATTTAAGGATGGTAAAGTTCTTGGCGGTATTAAAGTGAATGGCCTTGCGGATGGTTCCAGTGTTACAAGCGCAGTGCTGGTTAGCAATGGAAAAATGGAGATAAAAGCAAAAGACAAAGATGGAACCGAAACAACGTATACCAGCGATGCTGTAATTGACCTTGACCACGATTTCACAAATGGATCCATTACAGTGAAGAACGGCTCTAACTCCTTAACGGTCAGCTTGCCATCAAAAGCCGACTTCCTTTCTTCGTTGGTGGACGCTACCACCGGAACTCCCGGAATTTCCTATTTTGACGGAACAGACCCTACCACCCCTGACACGCAGCGCGCTTACAATGTCACCGACACCACAAAGTCCAAAAATCTGGGTTTGTCCTCTGCTCCGTTTGTGTTGGCAGACGGCACCGAGGGCGGCACAGTCACGCTGAATGAAATTTCCGATATCGCCATCGGTTCTGACGGCGTGGTGACCGTTCACAATTCCGATAAAGGCACCGTGCAGGTTGGTCAGCTCTGCCTTGCAACGTTTGCAAACCCTGCAGGTCTGCAGGCGGCAGGCAGCAACTACTACACGGCATCGCTGAACTCCGGTGACCCGCACGTGACGACACCGGGTTCTGACAGCTCCGGCGAGTTGAAAACCAGCGAACTGGAAATGTCAAACGTTGACCTTGCCACGGAATTTGCGGATATGATTACCACGGAGCGAGGCTTCCAGGCAAACTCCCGTATCATCACCGTTTCTGATTCCATGATGGAAGAACTGATTAACCTGAAGCGCTGA
- a CDS encoding TIGR02530 family flagellar biosynthesis protein → MSELNLYRNAPIVTGSPALRQTAETAKSQSTSAVSSGTFQSVFSQALQKSEDTGGVAFSKHAAARMQQRSICLNADGLERLNRGVELARQKGLDDTLILMDKEAFVVSAQNKTVITAVDGNELTGNVFTNIDGTVVI, encoded by the coding sequence TTGAGTGAATTGAATCTTTACCGGAATGCGCCGATTGTCACCGGCAGTCCCGCACTTCGGCAGACCGCAGAAACCGCAAAAAGCCAGTCGACTTCGGCGGTATCATCCGGTACGTTCCAGTCGGTGTTCAGCCAGGCGCTTCAAAAAAGCGAAGACACCGGCGGTGTTGCTTTTTCCAAACACGCCGCTGCACGGATGCAGCAGCGCAGCATTTGCCTGAATGCAGACGGTTTGGAACGGCTGAACCGCGGCGTGGAGCTTGCCCGCCAAAAAGGACTGGATGATACGCTGATTCTAATGGACAAAGAGGCTTTTGTGGTCAGCGCGCAGAACAAAACCGTGATTACCGCGGTGGACGGAAATGAATTGACAGGAAACGTATTTACCAATATTGACGGAACCGTAGTGATTTAA
- a CDS encoding flagellar hook capping FlgD N-terminal domain-containing protein — MSQVNAYDSQNYSTSNRVTGTSGSTSVTTTSKKNNSNLDSSDFLQLMVAEMKNQDFMNPTDNTEYISQMSQFTATQAVQELTENSKTSYAASLVGKEVTASSSTSSGTTDTTTGIVRKVSLINNEYVVYVGDNGKTYSLDQINSVQQALSKGECEVATTSLQPLCQNVKTTSANVRWALSTFDTSIQKNLSYDVYYSKDGPLDTKDKVKAATKVTGGSLKGITDESKLNVDLTGLDPNTTYYVNVLVTDENGNQNIYKSQSFTTKRA, encoded by the coding sequence ATGTCGCAGGTAAATGCTTATGACTCGCAAAACTACAGCACTTCCAACCGCGTGACCGGAACAAGCGGCAGTACATCGGTTACAACAACGAGCAAAAAGAACAACAGCAATCTGGATTCTAGCGATTTTCTGCAGCTGATGGTTGCGGAGATGAAGAACCAGGATTTTATGAATCCGACGGATAACACCGAATATATTTCACAAATGTCACAGTTTACCGCCACACAGGCCGTTCAGGAACTGACGGAAAACTCAAAGACCAGCTATGCGGCGTCTTTGGTCGGCAAAGAAGTAACCGCTTCCAGCAGCACATCCAGCGGAACCACGGATACAACCACCGGCATTGTGCGCAAGGTTTCCCTCATTAACAATGAGTATGTCGTTTACGTTGGCGACAATGGAAAGACCTATTCACTGGATCAGATTAACAGTGTGCAGCAGGCGCTTTCCAAGGGCGAATGCGAAGTGGCTACCACCAGCCTGCAGCCGCTTTGCCAGAATGTGAAGACTACCAGCGCAAATGTCAGGTGGGCACTTTCTACGTTTGATACTTCTATTCAGAAGAATCTCAGCTACGATGTGTATTACTCCAAGGATGGCCCGCTTGACACCAAGGATAAGGTCAAGGCGGCCACCAAGGTTACTGGCGGCTCCCTCAAAGGTATTACTGATGAGTCCAAGCTGAATGTCGATTTGACCGGTTTGGATCCGAACACAACGTACTATGTCAATGTTTTGGTTACAGACGAAAACGGCAACCAGAACATTTACAAGTCGCAGTCGTTCACCACCAAACGAGCATAA
- a CDS encoding flagellar hook-length control protein FliK — MQTTTQVQRDAVPVSKLRNTGKSGKQGTSVSTAVQNGDAFAAIFEMMAQTLQQGNTQLLSAAGSEKGSTGEVQQTGGSQKADSNSLMQQLAGAMLAQYPQLAAFLQADDTQAQQMLTALQLPANAQQALLSLRQTLLSSLQQQTTAASTTTDAGTVLTQQVAAQSAQQTAESSQAETAQQSTKTNSGTNTAQEIVSGKETQAGEQSGTTLLRADQFVQNVREAKKLMNNSQQKSGRTASTDSVDVDALQTHAQSARPLMDAASLKAANQTLPQATDLSAQIKKGVAENLLNGKQEFVIKLKPEGLGEITVKLTEKAGEATTLHLLTDNADTARLINSDLGTLKEAMRPLQVVVESAQSQQTGSGTQQQAAQQQTAQQQFNASSRHSGSHHSYYGFNGSAEETEADASAAEILQDDSLLNSYI; from the coding sequence ATGCAAACAACCACACAGGTACAGCGTGACGCAGTTCCCGTTTCGAAGCTCCGAAACACCGGAAAAAGCGGAAAGCAGGGAACATCGGTCAGCACAGCGGTACAGAACGGGGATGCGTTCGCAGCCATCTTTGAAATGATGGCGCAGACCTTACAGCAGGGCAACACCCAACTGCTGTCTGCGGCAGGCAGTGAGAAAGGCTCGACCGGCGAGGTGCAGCAGACCGGCGGTTCGCAGAAAGCGGACTCTAACAGCCTGATGCAGCAGCTGGCGGGCGCGATGCTTGCCCAGTACCCGCAGCTGGCCGCTTTTTTACAGGCGGATGATACGCAGGCGCAGCAGATGCTTACGGCACTGCAGCTTCCGGCAAATGCACAGCAGGCGCTGCTTTCCCTGCGGCAAACGCTTCTGTCTTCTTTGCAGCAGCAAACCACGGCGGCGTCGACAACGACGGATGCCGGCACCGTGCTAACCCAGCAAGTGGCTGCGCAGTCCGCTCAGCAGACGGCAGAAAGCAGTCAGGCGGAAACCGCACAGCAGAGCACAAAGACCAATTCGGGCACCAATACGGCACAGGAAATTGTGTCCGGCAAGGAAACACAGGCGGGGGAGCAGAGTGGAACTACCCTCTTGCGTGCTGACCAGTTCGTGCAGAATGTGCGGGAAGCAAAAAAGCTGATGAATAATTCCCAGCAGAAGTCTGGCCGGACAGCAAGTACAGACAGTGTAGATGTAGATGCGCTGCAGACCCATGCGCAGAGTGCGCGTCCGCTTATGGATGCGGCATCGCTCAAGGCGGCAAACCAGACGCTGCCCCAGGCAACAGACCTTTCCGCACAGATCAAGAAGGGCGTTGCGGAAAACCTTCTGAATGGGAAGCAAGAGTTTGTGATTAAATTGAAGCCGGAAGGCCTTGGGGAAATCACGGTGAAGCTGACAGAAAAAGCCGGCGAGGCAACGACTCTGCATCTGCTGACAGACAATGCAGATACCGCGCGCCTGATTAACAGCGACTTGGGAACACTCAAAGAAGCCATGCGCCCGCTGCAGGTCGTTGTTGAGTCCGCGCAGTCGCAGCAAACCGGCAGCGGTACACAGCAGCAGGCGGCACAGCAGCAAACCGCGCAGCAGCAGTTCAATGCGTCCTCCCGACATTCCGGCAGCCACCATTCTTATTACGGCTTTAACGGTTCGGCAGAGGAAACAGAAGCGGATGCTTCCGCAGCAGAAATCCTGCAGGATGACAGCCTGCTCAATTCCTATATTTAA
- a CDS encoding flagellar export protein FliJ encodes MKKFQFTLARMLEFKTQILDKEKDLLGSIRQKKNEIDRKIERFETAVKELSDTLLQEQKEGITVDRLRFYNMQIDNARRCLVQLHIEQQAMERELQRQQAVVVKASQDVSSLEKLRDKQLETFRYEEKRASEEEMLEFVTGKLVRKSRHTA; translated from the coding sequence ATGAAGAAGTTTCAGTTTACGCTAGCGAGGATGCTGGAATTTAAGACACAAATTCTGGATAAAGAGAAAGATCTGCTGGGAAGCATTCGGCAGAAAAAGAATGAAATCGACCGTAAAATCGAGCGGTTTGAAACTGCGGTCAAGGAACTTTCCGACACGCTGCTGCAGGAGCAGAAGGAGGGGATTACAGTGGACCGCCTTCGGTTTTACAATATGCAGATTGACAATGCCCGGCGTTGCCTGGTGCAGCTGCATATCGAACAGCAGGCAATGGAACGCGAATTGCAGCGTCAGCAGGCGGTTGTGGTCAAAGCTTCGCAGGATGTCAGCAGCCTTGAAAAGCTGCGGGATAAACAATTAGAAACATTTCGGTATGAAGAGAAGCGCGCCAGCGAAGAGGAAATGCTCGAATTCGTAACCGGCAAGTTGGTGCGTAAAAGCAGGCATACAGCCTGA
- the fliI gene encoding flagellar protein export ATPase FliI — MRLSEPYTHYGKIVQISGLTIEATGLVCKIGDVCRIGVDDTGHDILAEAVGISGHKVFLMPYQDTDGIGFGSLVVNTGRKLMIGVSEQMVGRSVDALGNPIDGGPEISIDAYYPINGVPCNPMERPPISESMEMGVKCIDALMTIGKGQRMGIFAGSGVGKSTLMGMIARNVKADINVIALVGERGREVVEFINRDLGEEGIRRSVLVVATSDQPAMMRHKCALTATTIAEYFRDQGKHVLLMMDSLTRFAMAQREIGLSIGEAPVARGYTPSIYTALPKLLERSGNFEKGSITGIYTVLVEGDDTNEPVADTVRSIIDGHIMLSRKIAAQNHYPAIDVLNSVSRLMSEIASPEQKEFAGRLRNMMAVYRDHEDLISIGAYKSGTNPTLDEAIRHIKKINRFLCQAVNEKFDFADTVELLKKAVC, encoded by the coding sequence TTGCGTCTGTCTGAGCCCTACACCCATTACGGGAAAATCGTGCAGATTTCCGGCTTGACCATCGAAGCAACTGGTTTAGTCTGCAAAATCGGAGATGTTTGCCGCATTGGTGTGGATGATACCGGGCATGACATTCTGGCGGAGGCTGTGGGCATTTCGGGACATAAAGTTTTCCTGATGCCCTATCAGGATACAGATGGCATTGGATTTGGCAGCCTTGTGGTCAATACCGGCCGCAAACTGATGATTGGTGTCAGTGAGCAGATGGTTGGTCGTTCGGTGGATGCGTTGGGCAATCCGATAGACGGCGGCCCGGAGATTTCAATTGACGCCTATTATCCGATTAACGGCGTTCCGTGCAACCCGATGGAACGTCCGCCAATTTCTGAAAGCATGGAAATGGGTGTTAAGTGCATCGATGCGCTGATGACCATTGGTAAAGGACAGAGAATGGGCATCTTTGCGGGCAGTGGCGTCGGAAAAAGCACCTTGATGGGCATGATCGCCCGCAATGTCAAAGCAGATATTAATGTGATTGCATTGGTCGGAGAACGTGGCCGCGAGGTTGTGGAATTTATCAACCGTGACTTAGGGGAAGAAGGCATCCGCCGTTCCGTTCTGGTGGTTGCCACTTCCGACCAGCCGGCAATGATGCGTCACAAATGCGCTTTGACGGCAACGACTATCGCGGAGTATTTCCGAGATCAAGGTAAGCACGTTCTGCTGATGATGGACTCCCTGACACGTTTTGCCATGGCGCAGCGGGAAATCGGTCTTAGCATCGGAGAGGCACCGGTGGCTCGTGGATATACCCCTTCTATTTATACGGCGCTGCCAAAGCTGCTGGAACGTTCCGGAAATTTTGAAAAAGGCTCCATCACAGGGATTTACACCGTGCTCGTGGAAGGCGATGATACCAATGAACCGGTTGCGGATACCGTGCGAAGCATTATTGACGGGCATATCATGCTGTCGCGTAAGATTGCAGCGCAGAACCACTACCCGGCAATCGACGTTTTGAACAGCGTCAGCCGTCTGATGAGTGAAATTGCCAGTCCGGAGCAGAAAGAGTTCGCCGGACGGCTGCGCAATATGATGGCGGTTTATCGCGACCACGAGGATTTGATTTCAATCGGTGCCTACAAAAGCGGTACGAACCCGACTTTGGATGAGGCAATTCGGCACATCAAAAAAATCAACCGGTTTCTGTGTCAGGCGGTCAATGAGAAGTTTGACTTTGCGGATACGGTGGAACTGCTGAAAAAGGCAGTATGCTGA